In the genome of Paenibacillus sp. FSL R5-0766, one region contains:
- a CDS encoding AraC family transcriptional regulator — MERFNYKKSQDVLALSASFTDFAYKKHCHEEYAVGVTLRGIQQYNLDGQYQASHQNGVMLFNREQSHDGSSYDKAGIDYVMLYLKPDLVEEIIGKKELRFGSPIVYDPELARKILMLNDAVQLRQDEAECSERVFDLVHLLAQKEMDTKLWLPQDNLVRKAKEIMFCSNEDVLKLDNLSSEFGMSKFQFIREFKAHAGISPYQFFLNCKVERARQSIETHKDVYAAVADCGFVDLTHLNRHFKRVFGVTAYEYMLQLN; from the coding sequence ATGGAACGGTTTAACTATAAAAAGTCGCAAGACGTGCTGGCACTATCCGCCAGCTTTACTGATTTTGCATACAAAAAACATTGCCATGAAGAGTATGCGGTCGGCGTAACCCTGCGCGGCATTCAACAATACAACCTGGACGGACAATATCAGGCCTCTCACCAAAATGGTGTCATGTTGTTTAACCGTGAACAGTCCCATGATGGAAGTTCCTATGATAAGGCTGGGATTGACTATGTGATGCTGTATTTGAAGCCGGATTTGGTAGAGGAGATTATAGGCAAAAAGGAATTGCGTTTTGGAAGTCCCATCGTCTATGATCCCGAGCTTGCCCGTAAGATCCTGATGCTGAACGACGCCGTTCAACTCAGACAGGACGAAGCCGAGTGTAGCGAACGGGTCTTCGATCTGGTTCACCTGCTGGCTCAGAAGGAAATGGACACCAAGCTCTGGTTGCCTCAGGACAACCTGGTCCGCAAAGCCAAGGAAATCATGTTTTGCAGCAACGAAGATGTGCTCAAGCTGGACAACCTAAGCTCCGAATTTGGCATGTCCAAGTTTCAATTTATCCGTGAATTCAAGGCACATGCAGGCATATCCCCCTACCAGTTTTTCTTAAACTGCAAGGTGGAGCGTGCCCGTCAATCCATCGAAACACACAAGGACGTCTATGCTGCTGTTGCCGATTGTGGATTCGTCGATCTGACCCATCTAAACCGACATTTCAAACGGGTATTTGGTGTCACAGCTTATGAATACATGTTGCAGCTGAACTAG